From a region of the Thermomonas sp. HDW16 genome:
- the epmA gene encoding EF-P lysine aminoacylase EpmA produces the protein MTRFNSGPGWRDGLDADASWTPSATRDALRLRAWVNRLAREFFHARGVLEVETPVMSMAGNTDPNIASFHLQFSGRTDGAPRTRWLRTSPEFALKRLLAAGIGDCYELGRVFRDGEAGGRHNPEFTMLEWYRIGWGLHRLIDEAAELVRAALSLAERHAALRVVTYRNLYRDALGIDPFTASEDELRLALGDVAIDPAGLTRDDWLDLLMTHRLQPAFATNELLAVIDYPASQCALAKLRDDGDGHAVAERFELYLGSIELANGYHELLDAAEQGVRFARDGDVRRSRNDDVPPTDVHLLAALEAGMPGCAGVALGMDRLLMAMLETPRIAEVLAFDFGRA, from the coding sequence ATGACCCGGTTCAACTCCGGCCCGGGCTGGCGCGATGGCCTCGATGCAGACGCGTCGTGGACGCCATCGGCCACGCGCGATGCGCTGCGCCTGCGCGCGTGGGTCAATCGCCTGGCACGCGAGTTCTTCCACGCACGCGGCGTGCTGGAAGTCGAAACGCCGGTCATGTCGATGGCCGGTAATACCGATCCGAACATCGCCTCGTTCCATCTGCAATTCTCCGGCCGCACCGATGGCGCACCGCGCACGCGCTGGTTGCGCACCTCGCCGGAATTCGCATTGAAGCGGTTGCTGGCGGCCGGCATCGGAGATTGTTACGAACTCGGCCGGGTATTCCGCGACGGCGAAGCCGGCGGCCGCCACAACCCCGAATTCACCATGCTGGAGTGGTATCGGATCGGCTGGGGATTGCACCGGTTGATCGATGAGGCCGCTGAGCTGGTACGCGCAGCGTTGTCGCTGGCCGAGCGCCATGCCGCGTTGCGGGTGGTGACGTACCGCAACCTGTATCGCGATGCGCTCGGCATCGATCCGTTCACCGCCAGTGAGGACGAATTGCGCTTGGCATTGGGCGATGTGGCGATCGACCCTGCCGGCCTGACACGCGACGATTGGCTCGACCTGCTGATGACGCATCGCTTGCAGCCTGCGTTCGCAACCAACGAACTGCTCGCGGTGATCGACTATCCGGCATCGCAATGCGCCTTGGCCAAGCTGCGCGACGATGGCGATGGCCACGCGGTCGCCGAACGCTTCGAGCTGTATCTCGGCTCTATCGAATTGGCCAATGGCTATCACGAGTTGCTGGATGCGGCGGAGCAGGGCGTGCGCTTCGCCCGCGATGGCGATGTGCGCCGCAGCAGGAACGATGATGTGCCGCCGACCGACGTGCACCTGCTGGCCGCACTCGAAGCCGGCATGCCGGGTTGCGCGGGCGTCGCGCTTGGCATGGATCGGCTGCTGATGGCGATGCTGGAAACGCCGCGCATTGCGGAGGTGCTGGCCTTCGATTTCGGACGGGCCTGA
- the ligA gene encoding NAD-dependent DNA ligase LigA — MAAMTDIATRIAELRRRIEDANRRYHQLDAPDITDAQYDALVRELEALEREHPQLATADSPTRRVGAAPSGRFASVEHAVPMLSLGNAFSDEEVADFVRRIRERLDRDDLVFSAEPKLDGLAISLRYEDGAFVQGATRGDGATGEDVTANLRTIKVIPAQLTGEGWPRVLEVRGEVYMARADFERWNEHARLHGSKVLANPRNGAAGSLRQIDAQQTAQRPLSFFAYGIGQVEGGALPPTHSATLAKLREWGFPVSDLATVVHDLDGLLDYYQRIGEARDGLAFDIDGVVYKLDDIAGQREMGFVSRAPRWAIAHKFPAQEQATVLESIEVNVGRTGAVTPWALMRPVHVGGVTVTRATLHNADHVARLDVRAGDTVIVRRAGDVIPEVVQVVLEQRPPGTHPWTMPMRCPVCDSEVVREEGAAVWRCSGELSCPAQLVQSVFHFASRRAMDIDGLGERYIESLAEFGGLRDVSDLYRLGVDDLLEMKRRADERDGSTPETVKAGKVATKWADNLITAIDASRDTTLARFLYALGIEHVGESTAKALAQWFGNLALIRHLPWPLFKRVPDIGGEVARAIGHFLDQPGNQQVIDRLLERGVRIGDTHAPNPKLGDALDLAALLADLEIPKVTPVRAAQLGMAFADAQAMLDAPAHNLVTAGLPADSANALVAWLDDEANAALLLRSAQAQAALGARLPERSEQTAGPMDGKTVVLTGGLSAMSRDEAGAKLEALGAKVAGSVSKKTSLVVAGEAAGSKLAKAQELGIEIWDEAALLAFLAEHA, encoded by the coding sequence ATCGCAGCCATGACCGACATTGCCACCCGCATCGCCGAACTCCGGCGCCGGATCGAAGACGCCAACCGGCGTTACCACCAGCTGGATGCGCCGGACATCACCGACGCGCAGTACGACGCATTGGTGCGCGAGCTGGAAGCGCTGGAACGCGAGCATCCGCAACTGGCCACGGCGGATTCGCCCACGCGCCGGGTCGGTGCTGCGCCATCCGGGCGTTTCGCCTCGGTCGAGCATGCGGTACCGATGCTGTCGCTGGGCAACGCCTTCAGCGACGAGGAGGTGGCCGATTTCGTCCGCCGTATCCGTGAACGGCTGGATCGCGATGACCTGGTGTTCTCCGCCGAACCCAAGCTGGATGGCCTGGCGATCAGCCTGCGCTACGAGGACGGTGCGTTCGTGCAGGGCGCGACGCGCGGCGATGGCGCCACCGGCGAGGACGTGACCGCCAACCTGCGCACGATCAAGGTGATTCCCGCGCAGCTCACGGGCGAGGGTTGGCCACGGGTGCTGGAGGTGCGCGGCGAGGTCTACATGGCGCGCGCCGACTTCGAACGCTGGAACGAACACGCCCGTTTGCACGGCAGCAAGGTGCTGGCGAATCCGCGCAACGGCGCAGCCGGCTCGTTGCGGCAGATCGATGCGCAGCAGACTGCGCAACGCCCGCTGAGCTTCTTCGCCTATGGCATCGGCCAGGTGGAGGGCGGCGCGCTGCCGCCCACGCATTCGGCCACGCTTGCGAAGTTGCGCGAGTGGGGCTTCCCGGTCAGCGACCTCGCCACCGTGGTGCATGACCTGGATGGCTTGCTGGATTATTACCAGCGCATCGGCGAGGCACGCGACGGATTGGCCTTCGACATCGACGGCGTGGTCTACAAGCTGGACGACATCGCCGGCCAGCGCGAGATGGGCTTCGTTTCACGTGCGCCACGCTGGGCCATCGCCCACAAGTTCCCGGCGCAGGAACAGGCGACGGTGCTGGAATCCATCGAGGTCAATGTCGGTCGCACCGGTGCGGTCACGCCGTGGGCATTGATGCGGCCGGTGCATGTCGGAGGCGTCACCGTCACTCGCGCCACCCTGCACAACGCGGATCACGTGGCCCGGTTGGATGTGCGCGCTGGCGACACGGTGATCGTGCGCCGCGCCGGCGACGTGATCCCGGAAGTGGTGCAGGTCGTGCTGGAACAGCGTCCACCGGGCACGCACCCATGGACGATGCCCATGCGCTGCCCGGTCTGCGATTCGGAAGTGGTGCGCGAGGAAGGCGCGGCGGTCTGGCGCTGCTCGGGTGAACTGAGTTGCCCGGCGCAGTTGGTGCAGTCCGTGTTCCATTTCGCATCGCGGCGCGCGATGGACATCGATGGATTGGGCGAGCGTTACATCGAATCGCTGGCCGAGTTCGGCGGGCTGCGCGATGTGTCGGATCTGTATCGCCTCGGCGTCGACGATCTGCTCGAAATGAAGCGGAGAGCGGATGAGCGCGACGGCTCCACCCCGGAGACCGTCAAGGCCGGCAAGGTGGCGACCAAGTGGGCGGACAACCTGATCACCGCCATCGACGCCAGCCGCGACACCACGCTGGCGCGCTTCCTGTACGCGCTCGGCATCGAGCATGTCGGCGAGAGCACGGCCAAGGCGCTGGCGCAGTGGTTCGGCAACCTCGCGCTGATCCGCCATCTACCGTGGCCGCTGTTCAAGCGCGTGCCGGACATCGGTGGCGAAGTGGCGCGTGCGATCGGGCATTTCCTCGACCAACCGGGCAACCAGCAGGTCATCGACCGCCTGCTGGAACGCGGCGTGCGCATCGGCGATACGCATGCGCCGAATCCGAAGCTGGGCGATGCGCTGGATCTGGCGGCGCTGCTGGCCGATCTGGAAATCCCCAAGGTGACTCCGGTGCGTGCGGCGCAACTCGGCATGGCCTTCGCCGACGCGCAGGCCATGCTCGACGCGCCCGCGCACAACCTGGTGACCGCCGGCCTGCCGGCCGACAGTGCCAATGCCTTGGTGGCCTGGCTGGACGACGAAGCCAATGCCGCCCTGCTGCTGCGCAGCGCACAGGCGCAGGCGGCGTTGGGCGCACGCTTGCCGGAACGCAGCGAACAGACCGCGGGGCCGATGGACGGCAAGACCGTGGTGCTGACCGGCGGGCTGTCGGCGATGAGCCGCGACGAAGCCGGCGCGAAGCTCGAAGCCCTTGGTGCCAAGGTCGCCGGCAGCGTGTCGAAGAAGACCTCGCTTGTGGTCGCCGGCGAAGCCGCCGGCAGCAAACTGGCGAAAGCGCAGGAACTCGGCATCGAGATCTGGGACGAGGCGGCGCTGCTCGCGTTCCTGGCCGAACACGCATGA